One Myxococcales bacterium genomic window carries:
- a CDS encoding NAD(P)-binding domain-containing protein — protein sequence MGGYVAIALLVALAGVPYLAWTWLERRKHRRAVKVHDDIAALGEDALPTSLHPVIDLDDCIGSGACVRACPEKEILGITDGRARLINPLACVGHGACMAACPVGAIKLVFGTATRGVELPKVSSTFETSHAGVYVVGELGGMGLIRNAIAQARQAGDDIARSGRRGRAGEHDVIVVGAGPAGIGSALALMAHGLRVLVLEQGTFGGTITHYPRAKVVMTGTLELPGYGTVRRKTMSKEDLLALWDDIRLRTQLPVREGARVETLVGEGAGWRIRGEGLDEPAANVVLALGRRGAPRQLGVPGEELDKVSYRMIEPGPFTGRRVLVVGGGNAAADCALGLADAKVAASIGLSYRRAELARMRASVRDRIEAAFASGAVTPYLSTEVVRITEHHVELRRDRTLETIDNDDVIVQIGGTPPTELLRTIGIELVEKWGEA from the coding sequence ATGGGCGGCTACGTCGCGATCGCCCTGCTCGTGGCCCTGGCCGGCGTCCCGTACCTGGCGTGGACGTGGCTCGAGCGCCGCAAGCACCGGCGCGCGGTCAAGGTCCACGACGACATCGCCGCGCTCGGCGAGGACGCGCTGCCGACCTCGCTCCACCCGGTGATCGATCTCGACGACTGCATCGGCTCGGGCGCGTGCGTGCGCGCCTGCCCCGAGAAGGAGATCCTCGGCATCACCGACGGCCGCGCCCGGCTGATCAACCCGCTGGCGTGCGTCGGCCACGGCGCGTGCATGGCGGCGTGCCCGGTCGGCGCGATCAAGCTGGTGTTCGGCACCGCGACCCGCGGCGTCGAGCTGCCCAAGGTGAGCTCGACCTTCGAGACCAGCCACGCCGGCGTCTACGTGGTCGGCGAGCTCGGCGGCATGGGCCTCATCCGCAACGCGATCGCCCAGGCCCGCCAGGCCGGCGACGACATCGCCCGCTCGGGCCGCCGCGGGCGCGCCGGCGAGCACGACGTGATCGTCGTCGGCGCCGGCCCGGCCGGCATCGGCAGCGCGCTGGCGCTCATGGCCCACGGCCTGCGCGTGCTGGTGCTCGAGCAGGGCACGTTCGGCGGGACCATCACGCACTACCCGCGCGCCAAGGTCGTCATGACCGGCACGCTCGAGCTGCCCGGCTACGGCACCGTCCGCCGGAAGACCATGTCCAAGGAGGACCTGCTGGCGCTGTGGGACGACATCCGCCTGCGCACCCAGCTGCCGGTGCGCGAGGGCGCCCGGGTCGAGACCCTGGTCGGCGAGGGCGCGGGCTGGCGGATCCGCGGCGAGGGCCTCGACGAGCCCGCCGCCAACGTGGTCCTGGCCCTGGGCCGCCGCGGCGCGCCGCGCCAGCTCGGCGTCCCGGGCGAGGAGCTGGACAAGGTCAGCTACCGCATGATCGAGCCCGGCCCGTTCACCGGGCGGCGGGTCCTGGTGGTCGGCGGCGGCAACGCGGCCGCCGACTGCGCGCTCGGCCTCGCCGACGCCAAGGTCGCCGCCTCGATCGGCCTGTCGTACCGCCGCGCGGAGCTGGCGCGCATGCGGGCGTCGGTGCGCGACCGCATCGAGGCGGCGTTCGCCAGCGGCGCGGTGACGCCCTACCTCAGCACCGAGGTCGTGCGCATCACCGAGCACCACGTCGAGCTGCGCCGGGATCGCACGCTCGAGACGATCGACAACGACGACGTCATCGTCCAGATCGGGGGCACCCCGCCGACCGAGCTGCTGCGGACGATCGGGATCGAGCTGGTCGAGAAGTGGGGCGAGGCCTGA
- a CDS encoding DNA-directed RNA polymerase subunit omega → MARVTVEDCLEKVPNRFALVVLAAERARQLSRGATSLVECDNKPAVTSLREIADGYVAFREDVKATVVEFINERRKTGYM, encoded by the coding sequence ATGGCCCGCGTTACCGTCGAAGATTGTCTCGAGAAGGTCCCCAACCGCTTCGCCCTGGTCGTACTCGCCGCTGAGCGCGCGCGCCAGCTGTCGCGGGGGGCCACCTCGCTGGTCGAGTGCGACAACAAGCCGGCGGTCACGTCGCTGCGCGAGATCGCCGACGGCTACGTCGCGTTCCGCGAGGACGTGAAGGCGACCGTGGTCGAGTTCATCAACGAGCGCCGCAAGACCGGCTACATGTGA
- a CDS encoding DUF429 domain-containing protein — protein MPRRFTSFVGVDLGGARGKTTAVTHLVAVEGRARVQAVSTRHRGEPWIDASLLDFVGSLGEDLVVAINAPLTGPACGRCVVPACPGVEACVDPAVVWLRTEGRALAEGATMSAAVQGASRERTVREPVRGRWRAQPYAHRATEVVLCYDRGLLPPSQLGHAVGLVAARAAHLRRRLVRAGFALHQNLLEVSPAATIAALFDRRRARGYKRDADPWETRAGLVEQLGDLEFAPVSRLAREDALSNDHCFDSLIAAYTAFLWARDDWAMPEAGTPFAEDGWIWVPPPR, from the coding sequence ATGCCCCGGCGCTTCACGAGCTTCGTCGGCGTCGATCTGGGCGGGGCCCGGGGCAAGACGACGGCCGTGACGCACCTGGTCGCGGTCGAGGGGCGGGCCCGGGTCCAGGCGGTGTCGACCCGGCACCGTGGCGAGCCCTGGATCGACGCGAGCTTGCTCGACTTCGTGGGGTCGCTGGGCGAGGACCTGGTGGTGGCGATCAACGCCCCGCTGACCGGCCCGGCCTGCGGGCGGTGCGTGGTCCCGGCGTGCCCTGGGGTCGAGGCCTGCGTCGACCCGGCCGTGGTGTGGCTGCGCACCGAGGGCCGGGCCCTGGCCGAGGGCGCGACGATGTCGGCGGCGGTCCAGGGCGCGAGCCGCGAGCGCACGGTCCGGGAGCCGGTCCGGGGCCGCTGGCGGGCCCAGCCCTATGCCCACCGCGCCACCGAGGTGGTGCTCTGCTACGACCGCGGCCTCCTGCCGCCCAGCCAGCTCGGCCACGCGGTCGGGTTGGTCGCGGCCCGGGCCGCCCACCTGCGGCGGCGCCTGGTGCGGGCCGGCTTCGCGCTGCACCAGAACCTGCTCGAGGTGTCGCCGGCCGCGACGATCGCCGCGCTGTTCGATCGGCGCCGGGCCCGCGGCTACAAGCGCGACGCCGACCCCTGGGAGACCCGGGCGGGGCTGGTCGAGCAGCTCGGCGATCTCGAGTTCGCGCCGGTCAGCCGCCTGGCCCGCGAGGACGCGCTGTCCAACGATCACTGCTTCGACTCGTTGATCGCTGCGTACACGGCGTTCCTGTGGGCGCGGGACGACTGGGCCATGCCCGAGGCGGGCACGCCGTTCGCCGAGGACGGCTGGATCTGGGTGCCCCCGCCGCGCTGA
- a CDS encoding tetratricopeptide repeat protein — MALDRIASFRALIAKAPQDPFPRYGLAMEFRSRGELETAATSFDELIAAFPDYVPSYLMAGGVAAKLGRADRAIELYTRGIEVATARGDTHARGELQSALAEASAMAEAS; from the coding sequence ATGGCCCTCGACCGAATCGCTAGCTTCCGGGCGCTCATCGCCAAGGCTCCGCAGGATCCATTTCCTCGGTACGGCCTCGCCATGGAGTTCCGGAGCCGGGGCGAGCTCGAGACCGCCGCGACCTCGTTCGACGAGCTGATCGCCGCGTTCCCCGACTACGTGCCCAGCTACCTGATGGCGGGCGGCGTCGCCGCGAAGCTGGGCCGGGCGGATCGGGCCATCGAGCTCTACACCCGCGGCATCGAGGTGGCGACCGCCCGCGGCGACACCCACGCCCGGGGCGAGCTGCAGTCGGCCCTGGCCGAGGCCTCGGCGATGGCGGAGGCCTCGTGA
- a CDS encoding prepilin-type N-terminal cleavage/methylation domain-containing protein yields MQRRGFTLVELMVAVAIVGILAAIAIPQFSRTTRKARSSEVNAVFAEMRQRQEEYHLANGTYFSTGTGETDTYPTTPTKTAQLASSPPASWTTLKLRLTNDKLYCGYVAIAGTAGSAVGLGTKAGEFGLTAGPATDWYYLLAHCNLDGSTTRDGYYFTWSGDTKVQKQNEGF; encoded by the coding sequence GTGCAACGGCGAGGCTTCACGCTGGTCGAGCTGATGGTCGCCGTGGCCATCGTCGGCATCCTCGCCGCCATCGCCATCCCGCAGTTCTCGCGCACCACCCGCAAGGCGCGGAGCTCCGAGGTCAACGCGGTGTTCGCCGAAATGCGCCAGCGGCAGGAGGAGTACCACCTCGCCAACGGCACGTACTTCTCGACCGGCACCGGCGAGACCGACACGTATCCGACGACGCCGACCAAGACCGCGCAGCTCGCGTCCTCGCCGCCCGCGTCGTGGACCACGCTCAAGCTGCGCCTCACCAACGACAAGCTCTACTGCGGCTACGTCGCGATCGCCGGCACCGCCGGCAGCGCGGTCGGCCTCGGCACCAAGGCCGGCGAGTTCGGCCTGACCGCGGGGCCCGCGACCGACTGGTACTACCTCCTCGCGCACTGCAACCTCGACGGCAGCACGACCCGCGACGGGTACTACTTCACCTGGAGCGGCGACACCAAGGTGCAGAAGCAGAACGAGGGCTTCTAA
- a CDS encoding prepilin-type N-terminal cleavage/methylation domain-containing protein yields the protein MRKINRGFTLIELMIVVAIIGILAAVAIPQFLDYMKRSKRGEAELNLNAIDKANIREYAENAGYVPNVEVATPVATCCTTNFQGSKRCAAVAADWAGPGWVALDFEMTKPFFFQYAYTGVATGVTYTATATGDMDCDGIPIVYTVADTTNDGSANAIYTKPTNRD from the coding sequence ATGCGCAAGATCAACCGCGGCTTCACCCTCATCGAGCTCATGATCGTCGTCGCGATCATCGGCATCCTCGCCGCGGTCGCCATCCCGCAGTTCCTCGACTACATGAAGCGCTCGAAGCGCGGCGAGGCCGAGCTCAACCTGAACGCGATCGACAAGGCCAACATCCGCGAGTACGCCGAGAACGCGGGCTACGTGCCGAACGTCGAGGTCGCCACCCCGGTCGCGACCTGCTGCACGACGAACTTCCAGGGCTCGAAGCGCTGCGCCGCGGTCGCCGCCGACTGGGCCGGCCCGGGCTGGGTCGCCCTCGACTTCGAGATGACCAAGCCGTTCTTCTTCCAGTACGCGTACACCGGCGTTGCCACCGGCGTGACCTACACGGCCACCGCCACGGGCGACATGGACTGCGACGGCATCCCGATCGTCTACACCGTCGCAGACACGACCAACGATGGCTCCGCCAACGCGATCTACACCAAGCCGACCAACCGCGACTGA
- a CDS encoding prepilin-type N-terminal cleavage/methylation domain-containing protein, with translation MCFQDLGPVSGFLDTGTTVDHDRHVRRSHVRPLRGFTLIELMIVVAIIGILAALAIPQFLDYMKRSKQSEAQLNLASIEKANLRGFHENAGYVTTSAVATPVLDCCTQNVASTRRCAAVSTDWIGDPTWDALDFEMTKPFFFQYAYTPGGSGTTYTATATGNLDCDAVSVTWTLNGFLISGSPSAQLVRPTIRD, from the coding sequence ATGTGCTTTCAGGACCTTGGCCCGGTTTCGGGTTTTTTGGACACTGGCACGACTGTTGATCATGATCGACACGTGCGCCGCTCTCACGTCCGTCCGCTCCGGGGCTTCACGCTCATCGAGCTGATGATCGTGGTGGCCATCATCGGGATTCTGGCGGCCCTCGCGATCCCGCAGTTCCTCGACTACATGAAGCGGTCCAAGCAGAGCGAGGCGCAGCTCAACCTGGCCTCGATCGAAAAGGCGAACCTGCGCGGCTTCCATGAGAACGCCGGGTACGTGACCACGTCAGCCGTGGCGACGCCGGTCCTCGACTGCTGCACGCAGAACGTCGCCAGCACCAGGCGCTGTGCCGCGGTGAGCACTGACTGGATCGGCGACCCGACCTGGGACGCGCTCGACTTCGAGATGACCAAGCCGTTCTTCTTTCAGTACGCCTATACCCCTGGCGGCAGCGGCACGACCTACACCGCCACCGCCACCGGCAACCTCGACTGCGACGCCGTCAGCGTCACCTGGACGCTCAACGGCTTCCTCATCAGCGGCTCGCCCAGCGCCCAGCTCGTCAGACCGACTATCCGCGACTGA